In Ruania zhangjianzhongii, the following proteins share a genomic window:
- the folK gene encoding 2-amino-4-hydroxy-6-hydroxymethyldihydropteridine diphosphokinase translates to MTRAAPVHEPILGAPTRAGETGTYGANDQIRLTGVAGIGHHGVLEEERRDGQPFLADLVLTVDTRAAAADDDLTRTVNYAEVAQQVVAVIEGEPANLIETLAARIAAVALRHEGVQQASVTVHKPEAPVGVPFTDVEVTITRTPADDLPEVDLGSAEQSAAPAPLPPLPPTVLPPAAAATPEPVSDEPESSAAGADLHAEPEQPVPVVIALGGNVGDVRTTLRAVVADLRAMPGLSVEEVSPLARTAAVLAPDAVAQPDYLNAVVLATTAMAPMALLESMQGLENAYGRRRAERWGERTLDLDLIVYDGVSSTDPELSLPHPRASERAFVLVPWAQVAPDAFLPGLGGGPVATLAETAPDRGGVRWLALDWLEDPARPAPAPEPSPAPDPAAPAPAADSDPAVPAPAADSAAAAPPPVVAPEGAPAAPAPRVAPQAAVAAPAPVPESAPAAPAPDGASTAAAAEVDDAEQDWPENDAEQPVDNASAQPVPPAAGEERVSQWAPQRPEDLEHQESRESQDDLELLAHGDPDPEPPPPVLPPAGRPARASFPPPQAPAPAASAPAPVSAPDAGPWGEPGAAEPDRAPQPAPEPQAHPEPEPEPEDEPQAENDPEDGPGSWFEQSAARAEADQRRQSSLPWVTSPEEGQAPRLAPKWQPLRRHDDT, encoded by the coding sequence ATGACGCGAGCAGCCCCCGTGCACGAGCCGATCCTCGGCGCACCGACCCGTGCCGGGGAGACCGGTACCTACGGAGCGAACGACCAGATCCGGCTGACCGGTGTCGCCGGGATCGGTCACCACGGTGTGCTCGAGGAGGAGCGCCGGGACGGCCAGCCCTTCCTCGCCGATCTCGTACTGACCGTGGACACTCGAGCGGCCGCCGCCGATGACGACCTCACCCGGACCGTCAACTACGCCGAGGTGGCCCAGCAGGTGGTGGCCGTGATCGAGGGGGAGCCGGCCAACCTGATTGAGACCCTGGCCGCCCGGATCGCGGCGGTAGCGCTGCGCCACGAGGGCGTGCAGCAGGCGAGCGTGACCGTGCACAAGCCGGAAGCGCCGGTGGGTGTGCCCTTCACCGATGTCGAGGTGACGATCACCCGCACCCCGGCGGACGACCTGCCGGAGGTCGACCTTGGCTCCGCTGAGCAGTCCGCTGCACCGGCGCCATTGCCGCCGCTGCCACCCACTGTGCTGCCACCTGCGGCCGCCGCGACGCCCGAGCCGGTCTCGGACGAGCCGGAATCCTCGGCCGCCGGTGCGGATCTGCACGCCGAGCCGGAGCAACCGGTGCCGGTGGTGATCGCCCTGGGTGGGAACGTCGGTGATGTCCGCACCACACTCCGTGCCGTGGTGGCCGATCTCCGCGCGATGCCCGGCTTGTCCGTCGAGGAGGTGTCCCCGCTGGCCCGCACGGCCGCTGTCCTCGCGCCAGACGCCGTCGCCCAGCCGGACTACTTGAACGCGGTGGTGCTGGCCACCACCGCCATGGCACCGATGGCCCTGCTGGAATCGATGCAGGGACTGGAGAATGCCTACGGTCGGCGGCGCGCGGAGCGCTGGGGGGAACGCACTCTGGACCTCGACCTGATCGTCTACGACGGCGTCAGCTCCACCGATCCGGAGCTGTCGCTGCCGCACCCGCGCGCCAGTGAGCGGGCCTTCGTGCTGGTGCCCTGGGCGCAGGTCGCCCCGGATGCTTTCCTGCCCGGGCTCGGCGGTGGGCCGGTGGCCACGCTCGCGGAGACCGCGCCGGACCGCGGTGGGGTGCGCTGGTTGGCGCTGGACTGGCTGGAAGACCCGGCCCGACCAGCGCCCGCACCGGAGCCCTCCCCGGCGCCGGATCCAGCCGCACCTGCGCCGGCAGCCGACTCGGATCCAGCCGTACCTGCGCCGGCAGCTGACTCAGCCGCAGCAGCGCCGCCGCCAGTCGTGGCACCCGAGGGAGCCCCAGCGGCGCCTGCGCCACGAGTGGCACCTCAGGCCGCCGTCGCAGCACCCGCCCCGGTGCCGGAATCGGCCCCCGCAGCGCCCGCCCCGGATGGGGCCAGCACGGCCGCCGCAGCGGAGGTCGATGACGCGGAGCAGGACTGGCCCGAGAACGACGCCGAACAGCCTGTCGACAACGCCTCCGCGCAGCCCGTGCCTCCTGCCGCCGGCGAGGAACGGGTGAGCCAGTGGGCGCCGCAGAGGCCGGAGGATCTGGAGCACCAGGAGAGCAGGGAGAGCCAGGACGACCTGGAGCTGCTCGCCCACGGCGACCCCGACCCGGAACCACCACCACCGGTGCTGCCGCCAGCCGGCCGGCCGGCTCGGGCAAGCTTCCCACCGCCGCAGGCACCCGCACCGGCCGCCTCCGCTCCGGCACCGGTCTCGGCGCCAGATGCTGGGCCCTGGGGAGAACCGGGAGCCGCCGAGCCCGACCGGGCACCGCAGCCGGCCCCAGAACCGCAGGCTCACCCAGAACCGGAGCCCGAGCCCGAGGATGAGCCCCAGGCCGAGAACGATCCCGAGGATGGCCCGGGGTCCTGGTTCGAGCAGTCCGCGGCACGGGCCGAGGCTGACCAGCGGCGTCAATCGAGCTTGCCCTGGGTCACCTCACCTGAGGAAGGGCAGGCACCGCGGCTGGCGCCGAAGTGGCAGCCGCTGCGCCGCCACGACGACACCTGA
- a CDS encoding DUF3180 domain-containing protein — protein sequence MTIVAGTISVVALRWWTTRGHLPVNVPIVLAGVLLALAVLVLIFGLRVRAAVRNHTLDDPVGASRVLVLGQSAAVTAAVHVGYLLAQLGLALPRWEAPEPRAQVLRVVVCLVAALGLAAAGMLTQHFCRVPPEDDDDEQGPRPPGATA from the coding sequence GTGACGATTGTCGCCGGAACGATCTCCGTTGTGGCGTTGCGCTGGTGGACCACGCGTGGCCACCTGCCGGTGAATGTACCGATCGTGCTCGCCGGCGTGCTGCTGGCCCTCGCCGTGCTGGTGCTGATCTTCGGGCTGCGGGTGCGCGCCGCGGTGCGCAACCACACGCTGGATGATCCGGTCGGGGCGAGCCGCGTGCTCGTGCTCGGTCAATCCGCCGCTGTCACCGCGGCGGTGCATGTGGGCTACCTGCTGGCCCAGCTCGGGTTGGCCCTGCCGCGCTGGGAGGCGCCGGAACCGCGCGCCCAGGTGCTCCGCGTTGTTGTCTGCCTGGTTGCTGCGCTAGGGCTCGCTGCGGCCGGGATGCTCACCCAGCATTTCTGCCGGGTCCCGCCCGAGGATGACGACGACGAGCAGGGCCCACGCCCCCCGGGCGCCACTGCCTGA
- a CDS encoding PH domain-containing protein — protein MDSDAAFDLDGITWIPVSPKLTPVRVTIAAIAIGIPLVAGLALAIIFGGWLWTAPVAIALLLVWVMWLVPRQVRAIGYAELDEDLLIRKGVMFRSLVVVPYGRMQYVEVQAGPVARSRGIAEVQLHTASAQSDASIPGLPEAEAARLRDQLSARGEARLAGL, from the coding sequence ATGGACTCCGACGCAGCCTTCGACCTGGACGGCATCACCTGGATCCCGGTCTCACCCAAGCTCACCCCGGTGCGGGTGACGATCGCCGCCATCGCGATCGGCATTCCGCTGGTCGCCGGTCTGGCGCTCGCGATCATCTTCGGCGGATGGCTGTGGACCGCCCCGGTGGCGATCGCACTGCTGCTGGTCTGGGTGATGTGGCTGGTGCCGCGTCAGGTGCGCGCGATCGGGTATGCCGAGCTGGACGAGGACCTGCTCATCCGCAAGGGCGTGATGTTCCGCTCGCTCGTGGTGGTCCCGTACGGGCGGATGCAGTACGTGGAGGTGCAGGCTGGACCGGTGGCCCGGTCTCGCGGCATCGCCGAGGTACAGCTGCACACCGCCTCCGCCCAGTCCGATGCGTCGATCCCCGGTCTGCCGGAGGCCGAGGCGGCCCGGTTGCGTGATCAGCTCTCCGCTCGTGGCGAAGCACGGCTGGCGGGCCTGTGA
- a CDS encoding PH domain-containing protein gives MPAAPAAPPAAPPPAPDQLPPPAAGAAGTHDAASARDEDGTRDEDGTRDEDGTRDEDGTRDEDGVQWHRVHRVTPFLNAWKVAAALFAVFVWQYSDTLGQLDLPVVQILLIVLGVIVLGSLIGLGISTLAWSRTKYALSDESVFLHSGILFRQQRHVRLDRMQTVDVTQPLLARIAGFSALKIESAGGAGSNLTLQFLREETAKQLRNDLLARAAGLRVGRGQAGRPAPGSVPGASTPAAAGAPGSTFAPEAPERPVLTLMASRLLGSLALSMGIVLLLLFFIGLVVLVIVTGNVGVLFGVGVPMLGGAAYWWGRFAGEFSFRVATSPDGIRVRQGLLETKARTIPPGRVQAVQLTQAPMWRLKDWWRITVNIAGYGPEETTSTVLYPVATEAEAAQLLYLVQPDLGTEAPLDLLHAGLVGTADDAGFVTTPRRARWLDPLIWRRNGYRLTDTVTLLRTGRWWRTLVLVPHERVQSLGMEQGPIARKISLADIALHSTPGPITPRVAHLDVAAAQGLLVELTERARRARHSAGPERWMEESPVVGIAPTGEAEDIPVDAASVRARFGGILPGPSAPPAWSAPSAAAVRSPEATQATDATQATDANPSP, from the coding sequence ATGCCGGCTGCACCCGCTGCACCACCCGCTGCACCACCGCCTGCACCGGACCAGCTGCCGCCCCCCGCGGCTGGTGCGGCCGGCACCCATGACGCGGCCAGCGCGCGCGACGAGGACGGCACCCGCGACGAGGACGGCACCCGCGACGAGGACGGCACCCGCGACGAGGACGGCACCCGCGACGAGGACGGCGTCCAGTGGCACCGCGTGCACCGGGTCACCCCGTTCCTGAACGCCTGGAAGGTGGCCGCGGCACTGTTCGCGGTCTTCGTCTGGCAGTACAGCGACACTCTGGGCCAGCTGGACCTTCCCGTTGTCCAGATCCTGCTGATCGTGCTGGGGGTGATCGTGCTCGGCTCCCTCATCGGCCTCGGCATCTCCACGCTCGCGTGGTCTCGCACCAAGTACGCACTCTCCGACGAGAGCGTGTTCCTCCACTCGGGGATCTTGTTCCGGCAGCAACGGCACGTGCGTCTGGACCGAATGCAGACGGTGGACGTCACCCAGCCGCTGCTCGCCCGGATCGCCGGATTCTCCGCACTGAAGATCGAGAGCGCGGGTGGTGCGGGCTCCAACCTGACGCTGCAGTTCTTGCGGGAGGAGACCGCCAAGCAGCTGCGCAACGACCTGCTCGCTCGCGCGGCCGGCCTGCGCGTGGGCCGCGGCCAGGCGGGCCGCCCTGCGCCGGGATCAGTGCCGGGCGCCTCGACCCCAGCGGCAGCCGGGGCGCCGGGGAGCACGTTCGCACCAGAGGCTCCGGAGCGGCCGGTGCTCACTCTGATGGCGTCCCGGCTGCTCGGCTCGCTGGCCCTGTCGATGGGTATCGTGCTCCTGCTGCTCTTCTTCATCGGTCTCGTGGTGCTGGTGATCGTGACCGGGAACGTCGGCGTCCTGTTCGGGGTCGGTGTGCCGATGCTCGGTGGTGCGGCCTACTGGTGGGGCCGGTTTGCCGGCGAGTTCTCCTTCCGGGTGGCCACCTCACCCGATGGCATCCGGGTACGCCAGGGGCTGCTGGAGACCAAGGCACGGACCATCCCACCCGGCCGGGTGCAGGCAGTCCAGCTCACCCAGGCGCCGATGTGGCGGCTTAAGGACTGGTGGCGGATCACCGTGAACATCGCCGGCTACGGGCCGGAGGAGACCACCAGCACGGTGCTCTATCCGGTGGCCACTGAGGCAGAGGCTGCCCAGCTGCTCTACCTGGTGCAACCGGACCTGGGTACCGAGGCGCCGCTGGACCTGCTGCACGCTGGGCTGGTCGGCACGGCCGACGATGCCGGGTTCGTCACCACACCCCGACGCGCCCGCTGGCTGGACCCGCTGATCTGGCGTCGGAACGGGTACCGGCTGACCGACACGGTGACCCTGCTGCGCACCGGCCGGTGGTGGCGCACCCTCGTGCTCGTCCCGCATGAGCGGGTGCAGTCTCTGGGGATGGAGCAGGGGCCGATTGCCCGGAAGATCTCGTTGGCCGACATCGCCCTGCACTCCACCCCGGGCCCGATCACTCCGCGGGTGGCGCACCTCGACGTGGCCGCAGCACAGGGCCTGTTGGTGGAGCTGACCGAGCGGGCGCGCCGGGCCCGCCACAGTGCCGGCCCCGAACGCTGGATGGAAGAGAGCCCTGTGGTGGGAATCGCGCCGACGGGCGAGGCGGAGGACATTCCGGTCGACGCCGCCAGCGTGCGGGCCCGCTTCGGTGGGATCCTGCCGGGTCCCAGCGCGCCACCGGCGTGGAGTGCCCCGTCCGCTGCGGCTGTCCGTTCACCCGAGGCCACCCAGGCCACCGACGCCACCCAGGCCACCGACGCCAACCCATCCCCCTGA
- the panC gene encoding pantoate--beta-alanine ligase has translation MNTRPGRLGVGVVGAGRVGTVLANALRSTGHAVVGVSATSQDSRDRADALLPGVPVLEVPDVVERSELVLLTVPDDVLSDLVTGLASLGAFQPGQLLVHTAGRYGVDILAPARACGAIPLAIHPAMTFTGTSVDLGRLIGAPFAVTADAPVLPIAQALVVEIGGEPVVLPEAARGLYHAALAHGANHLVTLTSQAIRVLGAAGIEDGGTLLTPLLTAALDGALRGGESNLTGPIVRGDAGTVAEHLAALGALAGAHPDLADLPASYHTLARATVQRALANLRIDEAQAAALLDALAAPGGSTPAGGSPASAEVTRNEEAMPPPAGTSSTSAAGEMTDPDGPAVVHTISELRAVRSQWQATTAVVMTLGALHEGHLGLVRRARAEAERVIVTIFVNPLQFGPGEDFDRYPRDLEADLRVLAGEGVDLVFAPSVAQMYPDGDPRVWVRAGAMGEVLEGAARPGHFDGMLTVVNKLLHLTAADVTVFGQKDAQQLALVRRMVHDQNLPVRVEAIPTAREQDGLASSSRNRYLSTEERQQATVLSRAVTAAAAAAAAGHPADEVRTAAQREFAGPTDASVGAVDSVSLVTTDYLELVDEGTMEPVAAQRRSGRALLVVAARVGSTRLLDNTIVRWPDAGGAATGEDS, from the coding sequence GTGAATACTCGACCTGGACGCCTCGGGGTCGGCGTGGTCGGCGCCGGCCGCGTGGGCACCGTTCTGGCCAATGCCCTGCGCTCCACCGGCCACGCCGTGGTCGGGGTCAGCGCCACCTCCCAGGACTCCCGAGACCGTGCCGATGCACTGCTCCCAGGGGTGCCGGTGCTCGAGGTCCCGGACGTGGTGGAGCGCAGCGAGCTGGTGCTGCTCACCGTGCCGGACGATGTCCTCAGTGACCTGGTCACCGGGCTCGCCTCCCTGGGCGCGTTCCAGCCCGGTCAGCTCCTCGTGCACACCGCCGGGCGGTACGGCGTGGACATCCTCGCCCCAGCACGGGCCTGCGGAGCGATCCCGCTCGCGATCCACCCGGCGATGACGTTCACCGGGACCAGCGTGGACCTCGGCCGGCTCATCGGTGCCCCGTTCGCGGTGACGGCGGACGCACCGGTGCTGCCGATCGCGCAGGCCCTCGTCGTGGAGATCGGCGGGGAGCCCGTGGTGCTGCCAGAGGCCGCCCGCGGCCTGTACCACGCGGCCCTCGCCCACGGGGCGAACCACCTGGTCACCTTGACCAGCCAGGCGATCCGGGTGCTCGGGGCAGCCGGGATCGAGGACGGCGGCACTTTGCTCACCCCGCTGCTCACCGCTGCGCTGGACGGCGCGTTGCGCGGCGGGGAGTCCAACCTCACCGGCCCGATCGTGCGTGGCGACGCGGGGACCGTGGCCGAGCACCTGGCCGCTCTCGGCGCTCTGGCCGGTGCGCACCCGGATCTCGCGGACCTGCCCGCCAGTTACCACACCCTCGCCCGGGCCACGGTGCAGCGGGCCCTGGCCAACCTCCGCATCGACGAAGCACAGGCCGCGGCCCTGCTGGACGCCCTCGCCGCGCCCGGCGGAAGCACACCTGCTGGCGGCAGCCCTGCATCCGCCGAGGTGACCCGGAACGAGGAGGCGATGCCCCCGCCCGCCGGTACGTCCAGTACCTCAGCTGCAGGCGAGATGACCGACCCTGACGGTCCCGCCGTCGTGCACACGATCTCCGAGCTACGCGCGGTGCGCTCGCAGTGGCAGGCGACCACCGCCGTCGTGATGACCTTGGGGGCCCTGCACGAGGGGCATCTGGGGCTGGTGCGTCGCGCCCGAGCGGAGGCGGAACGGGTGATCGTGACGATCTTCGTGAACCCGCTGCAGTTCGGACCGGGCGAGGACTTCGACCGCTACCCGCGCGATCTGGAGGCCGACCTGCGGGTGCTGGCAGGGGAGGGGGTGGACCTGGTGTTCGCGCCCTCAGTGGCGCAGATGTACCCCGACGGCGATCCTCGGGTCTGGGTGCGTGCGGGCGCCATGGGTGAGGTGCTCGAGGGGGCCGCCCGTCCGGGGCACTTCGACGGCATGCTCACCGTGGTGAACAAGCTGCTGCACCTGACCGCCGCCGACGTGACCGTGTTCGGGCAGAAGGATGCCCAGCAGCTGGCTCTGGTGCGCCGGATGGTGCACGACCAGAACCTCCCGGTGCGCGTGGAGGCGATCCCGACCGCCCGCGAACAGGACGGACTGGCCAGCTCCAGTCGGAACCGCTACCTCAGCACCGAGGAACGCCAGCAGGCCACCGTGCTCTCCCGGGCGGTGACCGCGGCTGCGGCTGCGGCGGCTGCCGGCCACCCGGCCGATGAGGTGCGGACGGCCGCGCAGCGCGAGTTCGCCGGGCCGACCGACGCCTCTGTCGGTGCTGTCGACAGCGTGAGTTTGGTCACGACGGACTACCTAGAACTCGTCGATGAGGGCACGATGGAACCAGTAGCAGCACAGCGACGCAGCGGGCGCGCACTACTGGTAGTCGCCGCCCGCGTGGGAAGCACCCGGTTGCTGGATAACACGATCGTGCGCTGGCCGGATGCCGGCGGGGCGGCGACAGGAGAGGACTCATGA
- the panD gene encoding aspartate 1-decarboxylase, with protein sequence MSSLMRPMMMGKIHRATVTQADLHYVGSVTIDADLLTAADLLEGQQVDVVDITNGSRLTTYAIAGPAGSGEVCINGAAAHQVHPGDLVIIIGYGLMSDAEARSYDPHVVHVDAENRIQALGSDPGAVPAGSGLATAAVSWHGGVH encoded by the coding sequence ATGAGCTCACTGATGCGTCCGATGATGATGGGCAAGATCCACCGCGCCACGGTGACCCAGGCGGACCTGCACTACGTCGGGTCGGTCACCATCGATGCCGACCTGCTCACCGCCGCCGATCTGCTCGAAGGTCAGCAGGTGGACGTCGTCGACATCACCAACGGCTCCCGGCTGACCACCTACGCCATCGCCGGTCCGGCCGGCTCGGGCGAGGTGTGCATCAACGGCGCCGCCGCCCACCAGGTCCATCCCGGCGACCTGGTGATCATCATCGGCTATGGGCTGATGTCCGACGCCGAAGCCCGCAGCTACGACCCGCACGTCGTGCACGTGGACGCCGAGAACCGGATCCAGGCGCTCGGTAGCGACCCCGGCGCAGTCCCCGCCGGCAGCGGTCTGGCCACAGCTGCGGTGAGCTGGCACGGGGGAGTGCACTGA
- the lysS gene encoding lysine--tRNA ligase, whose product MTETAENPATAPAEADHTAVDGASAPEQVRVRLAKRERMLAAGTEPYPVAVPVTHSIAEVRQRYADALAPGEETEDQVGVSGRVVYLRNTGKLCFATVQDGAGNTLQYMISQREIGDDSMAQFKADIDLGDHLFAHGRVIASRRGELSLFVDSWTLAAKALRPLPALHKESSEENRVRRRHVDLITRPAARDMIRLRAAVVRSLRETFHQRDFLELETPMLQTMHGGATARPFMTHMNAFDLDLYLRIAPELFLKRAVVGGIERVFEINRNFRNEGADSSHSPEFAMLEAYEAYGDYNSMAVLTRHLVVTAAEEALGTTVLTLGDGSEYDIGGEWSDIQLYPSLSAACGEEITPETPLEHLLALADRVGLSIDPKTAISGKVAEELWEHFVGDALHAPTFVRDFPIDTSPLTRGHRSIPGVAEKWDLYVRGFELATAYSELVDPVVQRERFEAQARLAARGDAEAMSVDEEFLQAMEYGMPPSGGMGMGLDRLLMALTGLGIRETIPFPLVKPVEN is encoded by the coding sequence GTGACCGAGACCGCCGAGAACCCCGCCACCGCCCCCGCCGAGGCTGATCACACTGCCGTCGACGGCGCTTCCGCACCCGAGCAGGTCCGGGTGCGCCTGGCCAAGCGCGAGCGGATGCTGGCGGCCGGAACCGAGCCCTACCCGGTCGCCGTGCCGGTCACCCACAGCATCGCCGAGGTGCGCCAGCGGTACGCCGATGCCCTCGCGCCCGGGGAGGAGACCGAGGACCAGGTGGGAGTATCCGGCCGGGTGGTGTACCTGCGCAACACTGGCAAGCTGTGCTTCGCCACGGTGCAGGACGGTGCCGGGAACACCCTGCAGTACATGATCTCCCAGCGCGAGATCGGCGATGACTCGATGGCGCAGTTCAAGGCGGATATCGACCTGGGGGACCACCTGTTCGCTCACGGCCGGGTGATCGCCTCCCGGCGTGGGGAACTGTCCCTCTTCGTCGACTCCTGGACGCTGGCCGCGAAAGCGCTCCGGCCTCTGCCGGCCCTGCACAAGGAGTCCTCGGAGGAGAACCGGGTGCGCCGCCGGCATGTGGACCTGATCACCCGTCCGGCCGCACGGGACATGATCCGCCTGCGTGCCGCCGTGGTGCGATCCCTGCGCGAGACGTTCCACCAGCGGGACTTTCTCGAGCTGGAGACACCGATGCTGCAAACGATGCACGGCGGCGCCACTGCTCGTCCGTTCATGACGCACATGAATGCGTTCGACTTGGATCTGTATCTGCGGATCGCACCTGAACTGTTCCTCAAGCGGGCGGTAGTGGGTGGAATCGAGCGGGTCTTCGAGATCAACCGCAACTTCCGCAACGAAGGTGCTGATTCCAGCCATTCTCCGGAATTCGCGATGCTGGAGGCGTACGAGGCATACGGCGACTACAACTCGATGGCTGTGCTCACCCGGCACCTGGTGGTGACCGCAGCAGAAGAAGCACTCGGCACCACCGTCCTCACCCTTGGCGACGGCAGCGAGTACGACATCGGTGGCGAATGGTCCGATATTCAACTGTATCCCTCACTCTCGGCAGCATGTGGCGAAGAGATCACCCCCGAGACGCCGCTGGAACACCTTCTTGCCCTGGCCGACCGAGTAGGTCTGTCCATCGATCCCAAGACCGCGATCAGCGGAAAGGTCGCCGAAGAACTCTGGGAGCACTTTGTGGGCGATGCGCTGCACGCTCCCACCTTCGTGCGAGACTTCCCGATCGATACCTCACCGTTGACCCGCGGACACCGTTCCATCCCTGGTGTGGCCGAGAAATGGGATCTCTATGTGCGCGGCTTCGAGCTCGCCACGGCCTATTCGGAGCTGGTGGACCCGGTGGTGCAGCGGGAGCGGTTCGAAGCCCAGGCGCGCCTGGCTGCACGCGGGGATGCAGAAGCGATGAGCGTGGACGAGGAGTTCCTCCAGGCGATGGAGTACGGAATGCCCCCCTCCGGAGGAATGGGGATGGGGCTTGATCGATTGCTGATGGCCCTGACCGGTCTCGGTATCCGCGAAACGATTCCCTTCCCGCTGGTGAAGCCGGTGGAAAACTGA
- a CDS encoding histone-like nucleoid-structuring protein Lsr2, with amino-acid sequence MAQKVRVLLIDDVDGSDAEETVTFALDGVTYEIDLNVKNAAKLRDAFAPWVASGRRSGGRKISGRRGTVRSGPSESQKIREWAKENGYKVSDRGRVSAEIREAYAKAH; translated from the coding sequence ATGGCCCAGAAGGTTCGCGTCCTGCTCATCGATGATGTCGATGGGTCGGATGCAGAAGAGACGGTGACGTTTGCGCTGGACGGCGTCACCTACGAGATCGACCTGAACGTTAAGAACGCCGCAAAGTTGCGTGATGCTTTCGCGCCATGGGTCGCCTCGGGCCGACGCAGCGGTGGCCGAAAGATCTCCGGCCGTCGGGGCACTGTGCGTAGCGGCCCCTCGGAATCCCAGAAGATTCGGGAATGGGCCAAGGAGAATGGCTACAAGGTCAGCGACCGGGGCCGCGTCTCCGCCGAGATCCGTGAGGCCTACGCCAAGGCGCACTGA
- a CDS encoding lactonase family protein: MNTLRQFWIGTKAQDNSSGIWRFQRESGSSWSEVTAKLMAVAPMPTFLAVHPHAERLYAVGEGKRGGVASYDVGTDCTLHRTGTVASGGQGPCHLLVHPQGHWVYVANYGDGTLGAIELTEAGNVDEHVRTYTHSGSGPVADRQERSHAHFCALSPGGDWLIVTDLGTDELRAYPLDDGLPEDEPVLTQLPAGFGPRHLAMAGEHVYVAGELSGEVATLAWDEGTGQGEVLHQEPASVAEGLHQLSHIERAGDRLFVGVRGADTLATLGDRRGRCQHYAARRGRHRRLAAPPQRRRRRCAGGRRERRRRCRAPDRRRAGTRGDTEEIAVPGPMCVLPM; encoded by the coding sequence ATGAACACGTTGAGGCAGTTCTGGATCGGTACGAAGGCCCAGGACAACTCCAGCGGGATCTGGCGATTCCAGCGCGAATCGGGTAGTTCCTGGAGTGAGGTCACCGCCAAGCTGATGGCCGTGGCGCCGATGCCGACCTTCCTTGCCGTCCACCCGCACGCCGAGCGTCTCTACGCCGTGGGTGAAGGGAAGAGGGGTGGAGTCGCGTCCTACGACGTCGGCACCGACTGCACGCTGCACCGCACCGGCACCGTCGCCAGCGGGGGACAGGGCCCCTGCCACCTGCTGGTCCACCCGCAGGGGCACTGGGTGTACGTGGCGAACTACGGTGACGGCACCCTCGGTGCCATCGAGCTCACCGAGGCCGGCAACGTCGACGAGCACGTGCGCACCTACACCCACAGCGGCTCCGGCCCGGTGGCGGACCGGCAGGAGCGCTCACACGCGCACTTCTGCGCGCTCAGCCCCGGCGGTGACTGGCTGATCGTGACCGACCTGGGCACCGATGAGCTGCGTGCCTACCCGCTCGACGACGGTCTGCCGGAGGACGAGCCGGTCCTGACCCAGCTCCCGGCCGGGTTCGGGCCGCGACACCTCGCGATGGCCGGGGAGCACGTGTACGTGGCCGGTGAGCTCAGTGGCGAGGTAGCCACGCTCGCCTGGGACGAGGGCACCGGGCAGGGTGAGGTCCTGCACCAGGAGCCTGCTTCAGTGGCCGAGGGGCTGCACCAGCTGTCGCACATCGAGCGTGCCGGTGACCGGCTCTTCGTCGGTGTCCGCGGCGCGGACACGCTCGCTACGTTGGGCGATCGCCGAGGACGGTGCCAGCACTACGCTGCTCGGCGAGGTCGCCACCGGCGCCTGGCCGCGCCACCTCAACGTCGCCGGCGACGTTGTGCTGGTGGCCGGAGAGAACGCCGACGTCGTTGCCGTGCACCCGATCGTCGACGGGCAGGCACGCGAGGCGACACCGAGGAGATCGCGGTCCCCGGACCGATGTGCGTGCTGCCGATGTGA
- a CDS encoding phosphoglyceromutase — protein sequence MTYTLVLLRHGESEWNAKNLFTGWVDVPLSEKGVAEAERGGKLLTDAGVLPDVVHTSLLRRAITTANLSLNAADRHWIDVKRSWRLNERHYGALQGKDKKQVRDEFGEEQFMTWRRSYDVPPPPIESGSEYSQAADPRYAGEPIPATECLKDVLGRALPYWESEVVPDLRAGKVVLVAAHGNSLRAIIKHLDGIDDETIAGLNVPTGIPLVYELDEAFRPTVPGGQYLDPEAAKDAIAAVANQGR from the coding sequence ATGACGTACACGCTGGTACTGCTCCGCCATGGCGAGAGCGAATGGAACGCGAAGAACCTCTTCACCGGTTGGGTGGATGTGCCGCTCTCGGAGAAGGGGGTCGCCGAGGCTGAACGGGGCGGGAAGCTGCTCACCGACGCGGGGGTGCTGCCCGACGTCGTGCACACCTCCCTGCTCCGCCGGGCGATCACCACCGCGAACCTCTCCCTGAATGCCGCCGACCGGCACTGGATCGACGTCAAGCGGTCCTGGCGGCTGAACGAGCGGCACTACGGCGCGCTCCAGGGCAAGGACAAGAAGCAGGTCCGGGACGAGTTCGGCGAAGAGCAGTTCATGACCTGGCGTCGCTCCTACGATGTGCCGCCGCCGCCGATCGAGTCCGGCTCGGAGTACTCCCAGGCTGCCGATCCGCGGTACGCCGGTGAGCCGATCCCGGCCACGGAGTGCCTCAAGGATGTTCTTGGCCGCGCACTGCCCTACTGGGAGAGCGAGGTCGTGCCCGACCTGCGCGCCGGCAAGGTGGTGCTGGTGGCCGCGCACGGCAACTCGCTGCGCGCCATCATCAAGCACCTGGACGGCATCGACGACGAGACGATCGCGGGTCTGAACGTGCCGACCGGGATCCCGCTGGTTTATGAGCTGGACGAGGCCTTCAGGCCGACGGTGCCCGGTGGTCAGTACCTGGACCCGGAGGCCGCCAAGGACGCGATCGCGGCGGTCGCCAACCAGGGCCGCTGA